In Populus nigra chromosome 1, ddPopNigr1.1, whole genome shotgun sequence, one genomic interval encodes:
- the LOC133701669 gene encoding phosphatidylcholine:diacylglycerol cholinephosphotransferase 1-like: protein MVPASSPPFDLGFVVTRRLHGLLSSWPELNTLLAALNTVFVGMQTTYILWTWLVEGRPRATISALFMFTCRGILGYSTQLPLPEEFLGSGADFPVGNVSFFLFFSGHVAGSVIASLDMRRMQRWELAWTFDVLNVLQVIRLLGTRGHYTIDLVVGVGAGILFDSLAGKYQECIRRKSIAAKEAFFS from the exons ATGGTGCCAGCATCATCGCCTCCGTTTGACTTGGGATTTGTTGTCACGCGCCGCCTTCACGGATTGCTGTCCTCGTGGCCGGAGCTCAATACTTTACTCGCTGCTCTTAATACG GTATTTGTGGGTATGCAAACAACATATATCCTATGGACGTGGCTAGTTGAAGGCAGACCTAGAGCAACAATCTCTGCGTTATTTATGTTCACTTGCCGTGGGATTCTGGGTTACTCCACTCAGCTTCCATTGCCAGAG GAATTTTTGGGGTCAGGGGCGGACTTTCCAGTGGGTAATGTAtcgtttttcttgtttttctcaggCCATGTTGCAGGGTCTGTGATTGCATCATTGGATATGAGAAGAATGCAGAGGTGGGAATTGGCTTGGACATTTGATGTGCTTAATGTTCTGCAAGTTATTAGGCTTCTTGGTACTAGGGGTCACTATACCATAGATTTAGTTGTTGGTGTTGGTGCTGGTATTCTCTTTGATTCACTTGCTGGAAAATATCAAGAGTGCATACGAAGGAAATCAATTGCTGCTAAAGAGGCTTTCTTTAGTTAG